Proteins found in one Drosophila innubila isolate TH190305 chromosome X, UK_Dinn_1.0, whole genome shotgun sequence genomic segment:
- the LOC117782415 gene encoding inositol polyphosphate 5-phosphatase K, whose translation MSNKEATATSSGSATSASPKAESNGRQHLETYRVYVVTWNVGSRFPDNISLRQLLGLHNDASGDSADYLPDIYAIGLQEVNAQPQQQVLGLFKEDPWTHKAKKLLRFYDYVAVKTEQMQGLLLTMFVRRPHVEHIKDMEAEFTRTGFGGIWGNKGAVSVRFTLYGCGLSFVVAHLAAHDHQLDERIEDYKQILENHHYHVKRYREIYDHDYVFWFGDLNFRLEGSDSATEVRDALRDDQMLDALIQRDQLFQVREKSQQAFQVMHERLPAFPPTFKFKEGTSEYDMKRRPAWTDRIMYAVQPLNRLPGLQLAIEQCSYKSHPAYNISDHKPVTSDFTIKLYPNYRAPGVHFTPLSVWSIGDENTVEYRKQTEFEEGPNDWIAIYATDYASLADYVAYEYVNQAESPNSSDSNPERDYFETPAPQAPQRRRSRHRHQHHNRQRLRRQQDANEELVRLDFADDVDLRHADEYVLIYFRSTGLRGVTSIAGISGKFTAEKRRGSPHRTEYHVD comes from the coding sequence ATGAGCAATAAAGAAGCAACAGCGACTTCGTCGGGGTCGGCGACATCAGCCTCGCCCAAAGCGGAGTCGAATGGGCGCCAACATCTGGAGACGTATCGTGTCTATGTGGTCACCTGGAATGTGGGCAGTCGATTCCCGGATAACATTTCATTGCGTCAGCTGTTGGGTCTGCACAACGATGCTAGTGGTGATTCGGCGGATTATCTGCCGGATATTTATGCAATTGGATTGCAGGAGGTGAACGCACAGCCGCAGCAACAGGTGTTGGGTCTGTTCAAGGAGGATCCGTGGACGCACAAGGCCAAAAAGCTGTTGCGCTTCTACGACTATGTGGCTGTGAAGACGGAGCAAATGCAGGGATTGCTGCTGACCATGTTTGTACGGCGTCCGCATGTTGAGCATATTAAAGACATGGAAGCGGAGTTCACGCGCACCGGCTTCGGTGGCATTTGGGGCAACAAGGGAGCGGTGAGTGTTCGCTTCACCCTCTATGGCTGTGGTCTGTCCTTTGTGGTGGCCCACCTGGCTGCCCACGATCATCAGCTGGACGAGCGCATTGAGGACTACAAACAGATACTCGAGAATCATCATTACCATGTGAAGCGTTATCGTGAGATCTACGATCATGATTATGTCTTTTGGTTTGGCGATCTCAACTTTCGGCTGGAGGGCAGCGACTCTGCCACGGAAGTGCGGGATGCGTTGCGGGATGATCAGATGCTGGATGCACTCATCCAGCGGGACCAGCTGTTCCAGGTGCGTGAAAAGTCACAACAGGCGTTCCAGGTGATGCATGAGAGACTGCCCGCTTTTCCGCCCACATTCAAGTTCAAGGAGGGCACCTCCGAGTACGACATGAAACGCCGTCCGGCGTGGACGGATCGCATTATGTATGCGGTGCAGCCGTTGAACCGCCTGCCGGGATTGCAGCTGGCCATTGAACAGTGCTCATACAAGTCGCATCCCGCCTATAATATCAGCGATCACAAGCCAGTTACCAGTGACTTCACCATCAAACTGTATCCCAATTATCGGGCACCAGGTGTCCATTTCACACCGCTGTCCGTGTGGAGCATTGGCGATGAGAATACCGTCGAGTATCGCAAACAGACGGAGTTCGAGGAGGGACCCAATGATTGGATCGCCATTTATGCCACGGACTATGCCAGCTTGGCTGACTATGTGGCCTATGAGTACGTGAATCAGGCTGAATCGCCCAACTCCTCCGATTCAAATCCCGAGCGCGATTACTTTGAGACGCCAGCTCCACAGGCCCCACAACGTCGTCGtagtcgtcatcgtcatcaacaTCATAATCGTCAGCGTCTGCGACGACAGCAGGATGCCAACGAGGAGCTGGTGCGTCTCGATTTTGCTGACGACGTCGATCTTCGTCATGCTGATGAATATGTGCTCATCTACTTCCGCAGCACTGGACTTCGCGGAGTGACCAGCATTGCCGGCATATCCGGCAAATTTACCGCCGAGAAACGGAGAGGTTCCCCGCATCGCACCGAGTATCATGTTGATTAG